Proteins from one Toxotes jaculatrix isolate fToxJac2 chromosome 13, fToxJac2.pri, whole genome shotgun sequence genomic window:
- the arl4ab gene encoding ADP-ribosylation factor-like 4ab: protein MGNGLSDHHSLFPCLPSFQALHIVILGLDCAGKTTVLYRLRFNEFVNTVPTKGFNTEKIKVSISGKRRTVSFHFWDVGGQEKLRPLWRSYTRCADGIVFVVDSVDTERIEEAKTELHKITRLAENQGVPVLVVANKQDLRNSLSLAEMESMLALRELSAATPWHLQPTCAIIGEGLQEGLQKLHAMITKRRKMLRQQKKKR from the coding sequence ATGGGGAACGGATTATCAGATCATCACTCTCTCTTCCCCTGCCTCCCTTCCTTCCAGGCTCTTCACATTGTCATTCTAGGACTGGACTGTGCAGGGAAGACCACCGTGCTGTATCGCCTGCGTTTCAATGAGTTTGTGAACACCGTCCCTACTAAGGGTTTTAACACAGAGAAGATCAAAGTGTCAATCAGTGGTAAGCGGCGGACAGTGTCCTTCCACTTCTGGGATGTAGGTGGTCAGGAGAAGCTGCGGCCTCTGTGGCGCTCTTACACGCGCTGTGCCGATGGCATTGTGTTCGTGGTGGACTCAGTGGACACAGAGCGCATCGAGGAGGCCAAGACCGAGCTGCACAAGATCACCCGATTGGCCGAGAACCAGGGCGTCCCGGTTCTGGTGGTGGCTAACAAACAGGACCTGAGGAACTCGCTCAGTCTGGCGGAGATGGAGAGCATGTTGGCTCTGCGCGAGCTCAGCGCGGCCACACCCTGGCATCTCCAGCCGACGTGTGCCATCATCGGTGAGGGACTGCAGGAGGGTCTGCAGAAACTGCACGCCATGATCACCAAGAGGAGAAAGATGCTGCggcaacagaagaagaagagatga
- the scin gene encoding adseverin, with the protein MGLHHKEFANAGKTSGLQVWRIENMELVPVSERWHGSFYTGDAYVILYTVKQKDRASYHLHYWLGNECSHDESTAAAIFAVQLDDYLGGKPVQYRELQGVESTAFTSYFKGGITYKTGGVASGFHHVVTNGLSAQRLLHIKGRRVVRATQVPLSWSSFNSGDCFIVDLGDKIYQWCGSKCNKFERLKAAQVARGIRDNERNSRAELVVVEEGSEPSELTDVLGVKPELSEGDDDDTEADMTNRKMAKLYMVSDASGSMKVTVVKEENPFLQSDLLSDECFILDHGKNKMIFVWKGHNANPSERKEAMKTAEGFIQQMGYPANTQIQVLPEGGETPMFKQFFLSWKDRDQSEGFGKMFVTERIARIQQVEFDASKLHESHQMAAQYNMVDDGSGDTQIWRVESSGRVPVDSNSYGQFYGGDCYIILYTYGRRQIIYTWQGASSSLDELTASAFLTVELDRSLGGNAVQVRVCQGKEPPHLLSLFKTKPLIVYKNGTSRHGGQSPPPPTRLFQIRRNLDTITRIAEVDARAASLNSNDAFLLKMADGRSYLWMGKGASKEEEKGAEYMSKVLNCVSSRITEGNEPAEFWAALGGKTEYQTSERLESQAMVHPPRLFGCSNKTGRFIIEEVPGEFTQDDLAEDDVMLLDVWDQVFVWIGRDANEVERVESVRSAKQYIETDPSGRDKLTSVVVVKQGHEPPTFTGWFLAWDPSHWDSVTRSMKSMKL; encoded by the exons GGCTCCACCACAAAGAGTTCGCCAACGCAGGCAAGACATCTGGCCTGCAGGTCTGGAGGATCGAGAATATGGAGCTGGTCCCTGTGTCTGAGCGCTGGCATGGGAGCTTTTACACCGGAGATGCTTATGTGATCCTCTACACTGtcaaacagaaggacagagcTTCCTACCACCTGCACTACTGGCTGG GAAACGAGTGCAGCCACGATGAGAGCACCGCGGCGGCCATCTTTGCCGTGCAGCTGGATGACTACCTGGGTGGAAAGCCGGTCCAGTACAGAGAGCTGCAGGGGGTCGAGTCTACAGCCTTCACCAGCTACTTCAAGGGAGGAATCACTTACAAA ACAGGAGGCGTGGCCTCAGGTTTCCACCACGTGGTCACCAACGGCCTTTCGGCACAGAGGCTCCTCCACATCAAGGGCCGGCGTGTCGTCAGGGCCACCCAGGTCCCCCTCAGCTGGTCCAGCTTCAACAGTGGAGACTGCTTCATTGTTGACCTTGGAGAT AAAATCTACCAGTGGTGTGGATCCAAGTGTAACAAATTTGAGCGACTGAAGGCAGCACAAGTGGCCAGAGGAATCCGAGACAATGAGAGAAATTCCCGTGCTGAACTGGTGGTCGTAGAGGAAGGAAGCGAACCATCCGAGTTAACCGAT GTCCTCGGAGTCAAACCAGAGCTGTCAgagggagatgatgatgatacagaGGCAGACATGACCAACAGGAAGATGGCTAAACTATACATG GTTTCTGACGCATCAGGATCCATGAAAGTGACGGTTGTGAAGGAGGAAAACCCGTTCCTGCAGAGCGACCTGCTGTCAGACGAATGCTTCATCCTGGATCACGGCAAAAACAAGATGATATTTGTATGGAAAG GCCATAATGCCAACCCCAGTGAAAGAAAGGAGGCCATGAAAACAGCTGAGGGCTTCATCCAACAGATGGGCTACCCAGCCAACACTCAG ATCCAGGTGCTgccagagggaggagagactCCCATGTTCAAGCAGTTCTTCCTGAGCTGGAAGGACAGAGATCAGAGCGAGGGTTTTGGCAAGATGTTTGTCACAGAGAGGATCGCCAGGATCCAGCAGGTGGAGTTTGATGCCTCCAAGCTCCACGAGTCCCACCAGATGGCGGCCCAGTACAACATGGTGGATGATGGGAGTGGAGACACACAG ATCTGGAGGGTGGAGAGCAGCGGCCGAGTCCCCGTCGACTCAAACAGCTACGGTCAGTTCTACGGCGGAGACTGCTACATCATCCTGTACACTTACGGGAGGAGGCAGATCATCTACACTTG GCAGGGAGCCAGCTCCTCTTTGGATGAGCTAACAGCCTCAGCGTTCCTGACCGTAGAACTGGATCGTTCACTGGGAGGGAATGCAGTGCAG GTCAGAGTGTGCCAGGGTAAAGAACCCCCCCATCTGCTGAGCCTCTTCAAGACTAAACCCCTCATTGTGTATAAGAATGGCACGTCCCGCCATGGAGGCCAGTCCCCACCACCTCCAACCCGACTGTTTCAGATACGACGGAACCTGGACACCATCACCAGAATCGCCGAG gTTGATGCCAGGGCAGCCAGTCTGAACTCTAACGACGCCTTCCTGCTGAAGATGGCTGATGGGAGGAGCTACCTGTGGATGGGCAAAGGGGccagcaaagaggaggagaagggagctGAGTATATGAGCAAAGTGCTGAACTGCGTCAGCAGCCGCATCACGGAGGGAAATGAACCAG cTGAATTCTGGGCTGCATTAGGGGGGAAGACAGAGTACCAGACCTCAGAGAGGCTGGAGAGTCAGGCCATGGTTCACCCTCCCCGTCTCTTTGGATGTTCCAACAAGACCGGCAGGTTCATA ATCGAGGAAGTTCCCGGAGAGTTCACGCAGGACGACCTGGCTGAGGATGACGTGATGCTGCTGGATGTGTGGGATCAG GTGTTTGTCTGGATTGGAAGGGATGCCAACGAGGTGGAGAGGGTCGAGTCCGTCCGATCTG CCAAACAGTACATAGAGACTGACCCGAGTGGCCGGGACAAGCTCACgtctgtggtggtggtgaaacAAGGCCATGAGCCCCCCACCTTCACGGGCTGGTTCCTGGCCTGGGACCCCTCCCACTGGGACTCTGTGACCAGGAGTATGAAGTCTATGAAGCTGTAA